From Streptomyces asiaticus, one genomic window encodes:
- a CDS encoding S1 family peptidase, with translation MSRSPRSLLIALAVPLAAALAIVLTAPAPATADRVVIGGHPARTVEAPWAVAVASRALFGEKRSGQFCGGAVVGPTTVVTAAHCLSRGVLGKDWREVRDLKVIIGRNDLRKKDGVEYPLARVWVNPAYEGDNRAGDIAVLTLGVAVPAAYTIRMAATGDKAYQPGERAAVYGWGDTEGDGTYASSLRTATVQVLADSVCESAYPGNAEGDYDPRSMVCAGLPDGGRDACQGDSGGPLVVRGRLVGLVSWGSGCAVAGRPGVYTRISSVAGLVAAHD, from the coding sequence ATGTCCAGGTCGCCCCGCTCGCTCCTCATCGCCCTGGCGGTGCCGCTGGCCGCCGCGCTCGCGATAGTGCTCACCGCGCCCGCCCCGGCGACGGCCGACCGGGTGGTGATCGGCGGGCATCCGGCCCGTACGGTCGAGGCGCCCTGGGCGGTGGCCGTGGCCAGCCGTGCGCTCTTCGGGGAGAAGAGGTCGGGCCAGTTCTGCGGCGGGGCGGTGGTGGGCCCCACAACGGTGGTCACGGCGGCCCACTGCCTGAGTCGTGGGGTGCTCGGCAAGGACTGGCGGGAGGTACGGGACCTGAAGGTGATCATCGGTCGTAACGACCTGCGCAAGAAGGACGGGGTGGAGTACCCGCTCGCGCGTGTGTGGGTCAATCCGGCGTACGAGGGCGACAACAGGGCCGGGGACATCGCGGTGCTCACCCTGGGGGTCGCGGTGCCCGCGGCCTACACGATCCGTATGGCGGCCACCGGCGACAAGGCGTACCAGCCGGGTGAGCGGGCCGCGGTGTACGGCTGGGGCGATACGGAGGGCGATGGAACCTATGCCTCGTCGCTGCGCACCGCGACGGTCCAGGTGCTGGCCGACAGCGTCTGTGAGAGCGCCTATCCGGGCAACGCCGAGGGGGACTACGACCCGCGCTCCATGGTCTGCGCGGGGCTGCCGGACGGGGGCCGGGATGCCTGCCAGGGGGACAGTGGAGGGCCTCTGGTGGTCCGGGGGCGGCTGGTGGGCCTGGTGTCCTGGGGGAGTGGATGCGCCGTGGCGGGGCGGCCCGGCGTCTACACGAGGATCTCCTCGGTGGCGGGTCTGGTGGCCGCCCATGACTGA
- a CDS encoding RNA polymerase sigma factor, whose product MSASTSRTLPPEIAESESVMALIERGKAEGQIAGDDVRRAFEADQIPPTQWKNVLRSLNQILDEEGVTLMVSAAEAPKRTRKSVAAKSPAKRTATKTVAAKTVTAKKAPAAPVAPTADPGAAPAGEVAAAPAKKAAAKKTAAKKTVAKKATTAAAKKTVAKKTTAKKDVTDELLEGEDVIEEAPGKPGPEGAEAEPENAGFVLSDEDEDDAPAQQVAAAGATADPVKDYLKQIGKVPLLNAEQEVELAKRIEAGLFAEDKLANSDKLAPKLKRELEIIAEDGRRAKNHLLEANLRLVVSLAKRYTGRGMLFLDLIQEGNLGLIRAVEKFDYTKGYKFSTYATWWIRQAITRAMADQARTIRIPVHMVEVINKLARVQRQMLQDLGREPTPEELAKELDMTPEKVIEVQKYGREPISLHTPLGEDGDSEFGDLIEDSEAVVPADAVSFTLLQEQLHSVLDTLSEREAGVVSMRFGLTDGQPKTLDEIGKVYGVTRERIRQIESKTMSKLRHPSRSQVLRDYLD is encoded by the coding sequence GTGTCGGCCAGCACATCCCGTACGCTCCCGCCGGAGATCGCCGAGTCGGAGTCTGTCATGGCGCTCATCGAGCGGGGAAAGGCTGAGGGGCAGATCGCCGGCGACGATGTGCGCCGGGCCTTCGAGGCTGACCAGATTCCGCCAACCCAGTGGAAGAACGTACTGCGCAGCCTCAACCAGATCCTCGACGAGGAGGGTGTGACGCTGATGGTCAGTGCCGCAGAGGCGCCCAAACGCACCCGTAAGAGCGTCGCAGCGAAGAGCCCGGCAAAGCGCACCGCCACCAAGACTGTCGCGGCCAAGACGGTCACCGCCAAGAAGGCCCCCGCCGCCCCGGTCGCCCCCACCGCGGACCCGGGCGCCGCCCCGGCCGGTGAGGTCGCGGCCGCCCCCGCGAAGAAGGCCGCCGCCAAGAAGACCGCGGCCAAGAAGACGGTCGCCAAGAAGGCCACCACCGCCGCCGCCAAGAAGACGGTCGCGAAGAAGACCACCGCCAAGAAGGACGTCACCGACGAGCTCCTCGAGGGCGAGGACGTCATCGAGGAGGCACCGGGCAAGCCCGGCCCCGAGGGCGCCGAGGCCGAGCCGGAGAACGCGGGCTTCGTGCTCTCCGACGAGGACGAGGACGACGCCCCCGCGCAGCAGGTCGCCGCGGCCGGTGCCACCGCCGACCCGGTCAAGGACTACCTCAAGCAGATCGGCAAGGTCCCGCTGCTCAACGCCGAGCAGGAGGTCGAGCTCGCCAAGCGCATCGAGGCCGGTCTGTTCGCCGAGGACAAGCTCGCCAACTCCGACAAGCTGGCCCCCAAGCTCAAGCGCGAGCTGGAGATCATCGCCGAGGACGGCCGCCGCGCCAAGAACCACCTCCTGGAGGCCAACCTCCGTCTGGTGGTCTCGCTGGCCAAGCGCTACACGGGCCGCGGCATGCTCTTCCTGGACCTCATCCAGGAGGGCAACCTCGGTCTGATCCGCGCGGTCGAGAAGTTCGACTACACCAAGGGCTACAAGTTCTCCACGTACGCCACCTGGTGGATCCGTCAGGCGATCACCCGCGCCATGGCCGACCAGGCCCGCACCATCCGTATCCCGGTGCACATGGTCGAGGTCATCAACAAGCTGGCGCGCGTTCAGCGCCAGATGCTCCAGGACCTGGGCCGTGAGCCCACTCCGGAGGAGCTGGCCAAGGAGCTCGACATGACCCCCGAGAAGGTCATCGAGGTCCAGAAGTACGGCCGTGAGCCGATCTCGCTGCACACCCCGCTGGGCGAGGACGGCGACAGCGAGTTCGGTGACCTCATCGAGGACTCCGAGGCGGTCGTCCCGGCCGACGCGGTCAGCTTCACCCTGCTCCAGGAGCAGCTGCACTCCGTGCTCGACACGCTCAGCGAGCGCGAGGCGGGCGTGGTCTCGATGCGCTTCGGCCTCACCGACGGTCAGCCGAAGACTCTCGACGAGATCGGCAAGGTCTACGGCGTGACGCGTGAGCGCATCCGTCAGATCGAGTCCAAGACGATGTCGAAGCTGCGCCACCCGTCCCGCTCCCAGGTCCTCCGCGACTACCTGGACTGA